The following is a genomic window from Vibrio sinaloensis.
ATGATGTAGCTCGCTAAGCCCATTACTAGCGCGACTGATGTAAAGAATATGGCTAACTGGCTGGTTAGTGTTCGAGCGCTGGAAAAGCCGTTTAAGCGCATTATAGTTTCTCCAAGCGAAAGCCCACCTTAGGCACTGTGATTAACATAGAAGAGGTGAACGGTTTGTCCAGTTGATTGCGCAGTTGATAAATGTGACTACGCAATATGTCCGTATCTGGTTCGTTATCTTGCCATAGCATAGTAATGATTTCGTTTCGTGTTACGACCTCTGGGGCGCGCTGACATAGCAACTCCAAGATAGCGTATGTCGTCGGATTCAATGTCAACTGGACACCATCGCGATAGGCTTGGTGTGTTTTTTGGTCTATGCGTAAGCGGCCAAATTCCAGCCAAGTGTCTGTGACATTTCTGCGGTAACGGCGAATTAACGCAAGCAGCCGAGCTTCGAGTATTTCGAGGTCAAAAGGCTTAGTCACATATTCGTCGGCGCCATAGTTAAATCCCGCTAGCATATCCTCTCGGCTATCAAGAGCAGTAAGCATCAGAATAGGAGTGGCGTTGCCTGCTTCTCTGAGTTTTTCACAGACAGTTAATCCACTCATTCGAGGAAGCATTAAGTCGAGAATAATCACGTCAAAGCGGTTTTCTAAAGCCAGCTTTAACCCCAATTCGCCATTGTCAGCATAATCAATTACCATGCCTTCACTTTCGAAGTAATCAAATAGAATGCCGACAATTTCGCGATTATCTTCAACCAAGAGTATTTTGTTCATTTTCACGCTTACATTAGTGTTCTTGAATACCAAACCTACTTGAGTGAAGATGATCAAGTCTTCAGAGCCGCAAGGTGTTAGGCATGCACGCTGTCTCAGACTATACAATAACTTAGCCAAAAAACGTGTGATGAAACCTGGCTAACAAATAACAACAGTGAGGTCAGATAGTCGGTGGTCTTGAGCAACATGGCCGGATAGATGAATCCGGCGCTGATGAGCGAATTGAATCAAGCTTTACGTTTCAACGCTTAAACTGCGGGCGTATTCACTGGAGGTAAAGCACGGTTCCCCAAACGGTAAGCGAACAGACGATGCTAAGCAGAACGATAGCAGAGCCGATGTTTTTGGCCACGCCTGATAACTCGTGATAGTCCAAACTGACTCTATCGACGACGGCCTCGATTGCAGTGTTGACCATTTCTGCCAGCAAAACAAACACCATACTTAAAATGACCACAAGGGTGTGAATTGTGGGTAATCCAAGCCAGAGTGCGAAAACAGTCAGTGGGATGAATACCATCAGTTCTTGTTGAAAAGCCGTTTCATTTTTACATAGCCACTTAATCCCATTAAAGCTATGAATAAAAGTATAAAGTAGGCGATGAACACCGGTTCGTTTAATGATGATGTGTTGTTGCATGATGATAAACTCTTTGATGATGATTAAGAGATAGACCGACAGCTTTGCGTGATATCCAAGTTTGAATCGTGGATGCTTGTAGTAACGCCATAGAACCCCAGTAAGCTATGAAATAGGTTGTCATGTGAGAGACTCGAGGTGAGTGCTTTGTCCTGCAGACACGTCTTATTGATGCCTTTTTGCTTGGCGTATTGATCTGGTATCCACATTAACCAAGGGACGTGTGTCTGCTCTTTGGGGGCAATTGAATACGGTGTACCGTGGAGATAAAGACCACGTTCACCTAACGATTCTCCGTGATCTGAAATGTAAGTCATCATGACATTGTAGTCACTGGATACGCTTTTCAGTTGGTCGATAACTTGGGCCAGAACATAGTCGGTGTAAACTAGGGTATTGTCGTAAACGTTAACGATCTGCTTGTCGTCGCAGTTTTCGATATCACTTCGGTTACACGCAGGCTGGAACGGTGCTTGCGCATCTGGATACCGTTGCCAGTAAGTTGGGCCATGACTACCAATCGTATGTAAAACGAGTAACTTATTGTGAGAGCCGCTATCGATGAAGGATTTGGCGTCCCTTAGCATGGCAACATCGAAACAAGTCGAGCCGTTGCAGTCTTCATTTTTTAATGAAGAGTTGATGGTTTTGTATTTCAGGTTTTTAGCGACGCCTTTATCCCCACCATCGTTATCAATCCACAATATGTCGACGCCAGCGTGTTGAATGACATCCAGTGCATTATCTTGTGCTGCGGCACGAGGCTTGTCATAGGCATCTCTAGTCATGTTAGAGAACATGCACGGCACAGAGAGTGCGGTGTAAGTGCCACATGAAGAGACATCTTGAAATGCAATTAGCCCCATGTTTTTTGTGTACGGGTTGGTGTCACGTTGATAGCCGTTGTAAGCAAAGTTCATTGCCCGGGCAGTCTCTCCTAAAACAACAACCATAAGAGTTGGCTTACCATTGGGCGCCGCGGCTATTTGCGCATCGTCGCCCAAAATTTGATATTCCAGCTTGGTTTCTAGATAGGTTTTCTTTAAATATTTTGCACCATTGAAAATGTGGGCGGGAATGATCATTTTATTCAAATAGTGATTGTTACGCCCTACAGAGGCATAGTCCTTGTAGCAAGTCTCGGCAATCAGACCGACGCCCACAACAGCAACTAAAACCAGTCCTACTCGTGAAATGATCGCTCGCATCCACGTGCGTTGGGGGGAAATGCGGACAAACATCAAAAGCACACAAGGTAGCACACCGAAACCAAGCAAATAGAGCATGGTAGTGATGTTCAAATAAAAAGAGATTTCCGATGAATTGGTTTCAAAAACACTTTCCATCATGGTTGTATCAAACAGGGTTTGAAAATTGACCTCTGCGTACAAGGC
Proteins encoded in this region:
- a CDS encoding response regulator transcription factor, which encodes MNKILLVEDNREIVGILFDYFESEGMVIDYADNGELGLKLALENRFDVIILDLMLPRMSGLTVCEKLREAGNATPILMLTALDSREDMLAGFNYGADEYVTKPFDLEILEARLLALIRRYRRNVTDTWLEFGRLRIDQKTHQAYRDGVQLTLNPTTYAILELLCQRAPEVVTRNEIITMLWQDNEPDTDILRSHIYQLRNQLDKPFTSSMLITVPKVGFRLEKL
- a CDS encoding diacylglycerol kinase, with protein sequence MQQHIIIKRTGVHRLLYTFIHSFNGIKWLCKNETAFQQELMVFIPLTVFALWLGLPTIHTLVVILSMVFVLLAEMVNTAIEAVVDRVSLDYHELSGVAKNIGSAIVLLSIVCSLTVWGTVLYLQ
- a CDS encoding phosphoethanolamine transferase gives rise to the protein MTTLIVVCALYFGTVMNYPVLKTIFELSADVSNPFFAYTAPVLLTCAFIIIFSLFAWPYFFKPFMFFVLLTSAAALYAEVNFQTLFDTTMMESVFETNSSEISFYLNITTMLYLLGFGVLPCVLLMFVRISPQRTWMRAIISRVGLVLVAVVGVGLIAETCYKDYASVGRNNHYLNKMIIPAHIFNGAKYLKKTYLETKLEYQILGDDAQIAAAPNGKPTLMVVVLGETARAMNFAYNGYQRDTNPYTKNMGLIAFQDVSSCGTYTALSVPCMFSNMTRDAYDKPRAAAQDNALDVIQHAGVDILWIDNDGGDKGVAKNLKYKTINSSLKNEDCNGSTCFDVAMLRDAKSFIDSGSHNKLLVLHTIGSHGPTYWQRYPDAQAPFQPACNRSDIENCDDKQIVNVYDNTLVYTDYVLAQVIDQLKSVSSDYNVMMTYISDHGESLGERGLYLHGTPYSIAPKEQTHVPWLMWIPDQYAKQKGINKTCLQDKALTSSLSHDNLFHSLLGFYGVTTSIHDSNLDITQSCRSIS